The proteins below are encoded in one region of Apostichopus japonicus isolate 1M-3 chromosome 22, ASM3797524v1, whole genome shotgun sequence:
- the LOC139964357 gene encoding pancreatic triacylglycerol lipase-like, whose translation MIAFLILAIVAASANGATKYYNGFSLNNNLECHQLAWPPMSEAEIGTVFYMYTPSNPQGVIVESGDMNTINAKGFNSNKKTHFFTHGYISNSQHSSTIAIYEGWVDVEDANVFAVDWRNGAAVANYNYARQNIRVVGNQIAIFAEALGQSFSKIEFSGHSLGSHASGYAGEALKNKGHTVSRITGLDPAGPGFSSQSDSRCRLDPSDADFVDNIHTDDDTYGTSTDMGHVDFYPNGGSTQPNCLTDIASCSHGRAVDLYAESVRATSCKFTSYACSSWADYDAGQCTGCGGVFGCCNYMGYWATASCTGKRYLKTNGKSQYCIS comes from the exons ATGATAGCGTTTTTGATCTTGGCAATCGTTGCTGCTTCGG CCAACGGtgcaacaaaatattataatggATTTTCATTGAATAATAATCTGGAGTGTCATCAATTAGCATGGCCACCAATGTCTGAAGCAGAAATTGGGACCGTCTTCTACATGTACACCCCATCAAACCCTCAAGGAGTCATCGTTGAATCC GGTGATATGAACACAATTAACGCCAAGGGATTTAATTCCAACAAGAAGACTCACTTCTTTACCCATGGTTACATCAGTAACTCTCAACATTCCAGCACCATCGCCATTTATGAGGGCTGGGTCGACGTT GAAGATGCGAACGTCTTTGCTGTAGATTGGCGTAACGGAGCGGCTGTCGCGAACTATAACTATGCCAGACAGAACATTCGAGTGGTTGGAAACCAAATCGCCATCTTTGCTGAGGCGCTAGGACAGAGTTTCTCAAAAATTGAATTTTCTGGACATAGTCTTGGCTCACATGCATCCGGATACGCTGGGGAGGCTCTTAAAAACAAGGGTCACACTGTCAGTCGTATTACAG GTCTTGACCCTGCTGGTCCAGGATTCAGTTCTCAATCCGATTCAAGATGTCGTCTTGATCCTAGCGATGCCGACTTTGTTGACAACATTCACACTGATGACGACACGTACGGAACATCTACTGAC ATGGGCCACGTGGACTTTTATCCTAACGGTGGGTCTACACAGCCAAACTGTTTAACCGACATTGCGTCATGCAGTCACGGCAGGGCGGTTGACCTGTACGCTGAGAGCGTGCGGGCAACGTCATGTAAATTTACATCCTATGCATGCTCTTCCTGGGCCGACTATGACGCTGGTCAGTGTACCGGCTGCGGTGGTGTCTTTGGCTGTTGTAACTACATGGGTTACTGGGCCACAGCATCTTGTACTGGCAAGCGTTATCTCAAGACCAATGGGAAGTCACAATACTGTATTTCTTAA
- the LOC139964358 gene encoding pancreatic triacylglycerol lipase-like, translated as MLHFHPMRFTQINGVADTPGPFPIRDIPEKRKKLVKDIRQAIIFKSITLVTSLHHSTSERRIQNLFKMLAFMLLAIAASATASTEYYNGFTLDNSLSCHEMAWPPMTEAEIGTTFYMYTPSTPNGVAVESGDLGKMERYGFDDSKKTHFYTHGYLSTYQFANSPDIYQGWINQEGANVFAVDWRNGAAVANYNYARQNIRVVGNQIAIFAEALGQSFSKIELAGHSLGSHASGYAGEALKNKGHTVSRITGLDPAGPGFSSQSDSRCRLDPSDADFVDNIHTDDDTYGSSTDMGHVDFYPNGGSKQPNCISDVAACSHNRVIDLYAESVEASSCKFTSYACSSWADYEAGQCTSCGGIFGCCNYMGYWATASCTGKRYLETNGRSQYCIS; from the exons ATGCTCCACTTCCACCCTATGAGATTCACGCAGATTAACGGT GTTGCAGACACACCTGGGCCTTTCCCAATCCGTGATATaccagaaaaaagaaagaaattagtAAAAGATATAAGACAGGCAATTATCTTCAAGTcgattaccctggtaacatcaCTGCATCATTCAACCTCGGAAAGAAGAATTCAAAACCTTTTCAAGATGTTAGCCTTTATGCTATTGGCAATCGCAGCTTCGG CAACCGCTTCAACAGAATATTATAATGGATTTACTTTGGACAATAGCCTGTCCTGTCATGAAATGGCATGGCCACCAATGACCGAGGCAGAAATCGGAACGACTTTCTACATGTACACTCCTTCAACCCCCAATGGCGTTGCCGTGGAATCC GGAGATTTAGGTAAGATGGAAAGGTATGGATTTGATGACAGCAAAAAGACCCATTTCTACACTCATGGATATCTCAGCACTTACCAATTTGCAAACAGCCCTGACATTTATCAAGGTTGGATTAATCAG GAAGGTGCGAACGTCTTTGCGGTAGATTGGCGTAACGGAGCGGCTGTCGCGAACTATAACTATGCCAGACAGAACATTCGAGTGGTTGGTAACCAAATCGCCATCTTTGCCGAGGCGCTAGGACAGAGTTTCTCAAAGATTGAACTTGCGGGACATAGTCTTGGCTCACATGCATCCGGATACGCTGGAGAGGCTCTCAAAAACAAGGGTCACACTGTCAGTCGTATTACAG GTCTTGACCCTGCTGGTCCAGGATTCAGTTCTCAATCCGATTCAAGATGTCGTCTTGATCCTAGCGATGCCGACTTTGTAGACAACATTCATACTGATGATGATACGTACGGATCATCTACTGAC ATGGGTCACGTTGACTTTTATCCTAACGGTGGATCTAAACAGCCTAACTGTATCTCGGACGTGGCGGCCTGTAGCCACAACAGAGTGATTGACCTGTACGCTGAGAGCGTGGAAGCATCTTCATGTAAATTTACATCTTATGCCTGCTCCTCATGGGCCGACTATGAAGCTGGTCAGTGTACCAGCTGCGGTGGTATCTTTGGCTGTTGTAACTACATGGGTTACTGGGCCACAGCATCTTGTACTGGCAAGCGTTATCTCGAGACCAATGGAAGGTCACAATACTGTATTTCTTAA